Proteins encoded within one genomic window of Prauserella marina:
- a CDS encoding SDR family oxidoreductase: MTRTRPDITIPDLSGKLAVVTGASDGVGVGLAARLASAGAEVVMPVRNPHKGETAIAKIKQRQPEAALSLRELDLSSLDSVAKLGATLRDENRPIHILVNNAGVMTPPDRQTTAEGFELQFGSNHLGHFALVAHLLPLLRAGRARVTSQISVAANQNGINWDDLNWERSYNGRRAYSQSKIAFGLFGLELDRRSRRGNWGITSNLAHPGVAPTSLLAARSEVGRTRDTLGVRAIRALSRRGILVGTVETALLPALMAATSANARGGRQYGPSGFRHLSGPPAEQAVYTRLRGEEDAARMWRTSEEFTGTSFPSAISSEPKSSTQD, from the coding sequence ATGACACGAACCCGCCCGGACATCACGATTCCCGATCTCTCGGGGAAACTCGCGGTCGTCACCGGCGCGAGCGACGGGGTCGGAGTCGGCCTCGCGGCCCGCCTCGCCTCCGCCGGCGCCGAGGTCGTCATGCCCGTCCGCAATCCTCACAAGGGTGAGACGGCGATCGCGAAGATCAAACAGCGTCAGCCGGAAGCGGCTCTGTCCCTTCGGGAGCTCGATCTGTCGTCTTTGGACTCGGTAGCCAAGCTGGGAGCCACGCTGCGCGATGAGAACCGTCCGATCCACATTCTCGTCAACAACGCGGGGGTGATGACCCCACCGGACCGGCAGACCACAGCCGAAGGGTTCGAGTTGCAGTTCGGGAGCAACCACCTAGGACACTTCGCTCTGGTGGCCCACCTGTTGCCGCTGCTGCGTGCGGGTCGCGCGCGCGTGACCTCGCAGATCAGTGTCGCCGCGAACCAGAACGGCATCAACTGGGACGACCTGAACTGGGAACGGTCCTACAACGGCCGTCGCGCCTACAGTCAGTCGAAGATCGCGTTCGGCCTTTTCGGACTCGAACTCGATCGGCGCAGCCGAAGGGGAAACTGGGGAATCACCAGTAATCTCGCGCACCCAGGAGTCGCGCCGACCAGTCTGCTGGCCGCCCGGTCCGAGGTCGGCAGGACGCGAGACACGCTGGGCGTGCGCGCCATCCGGGCTCTCTCCCGCCGCGGAATCCTCGTCGGCACGGTCGAGACCGCGCTGCTTCCGGCACTGATGGCCGCCACCTCGGCGAACGCACGCGGCGGCCGTCAGTACGGGCCAAGTGGTTTCCGGCACCTGTCCGGCCCTCCCGCCGAACAAGCCGTCTACACACGACTCCGCGGTGAGGAGGACGCCGCCCGAATGTGGCGGACTTCCGAGGAGTTCACCGGCACTTCGTTTCCCTCAGCGATAAGCTCCGAACCGAAGTCGTCTACTCAGGACTGA
- a CDS encoding class I SAM-dependent methyltransferase — translation MNSSPMPRPADLDVVRDSYDRVADNYVDMVRTTGIGDIRAHPWLRAAMDVFADAVGGLGPVLDVGCGPGTITAYLAERGLDVSGVDLSPRMIEHARRLHPECAFSVGSATELELAEASFGGLLGWWSLFNLPRDVLPRVLASFAGALMPEGQLIIATHVGDGDVARTEAYGGVPVSWTTYQWQPDRLAELVERAGLRPTAELRLPAEGQVGPTVVLVAQRDN, via the coding sequence GTGAATTCGTCTCCGATGCCCCGGCCCGCCGATCTCGATGTCGTTCGCGATTCCTACGACAGGGTGGCCGACAACTACGTGGACATGGTGAGGACAACGGGAATCGGCGACATTCGCGCCCATCCGTGGCTTCGGGCCGCGATGGACGTGTTCGCCGACGCGGTCGGCGGGCTCGGCCCCGTACTCGACGTTGGCTGCGGACCCGGCACGATCACGGCTTACCTCGCCGAACGCGGACTCGACGTCTCGGGGGTCGACCTGTCGCCCCGCATGATCGAGCACGCGCGCCGCCTCCATCCGGAATGCGCGTTCAGTGTCGGCTCGGCGACCGAACTCGAACTCGCCGAGGCGTCGTTCGGCGGATTGCTCGGCTGGTGGTCGTTGTTCAACCTGCCAAGGGACGTTCTGCCGCGGGTGCTCGCGTCTTTCGCCGGTGCGCTGATGCCGGAGGGGCAGCTCATCATCGCGACACATGTCGGCGACGGCGACGTGGCGCGCACCGAGGCCTACGGAGGGGTTCCGGTCAGCTGGACGACGTACCAATGGCAGCCTGACCGGCTTGCCGAACTGGTCGAGAGGGCGGGGCTGCGGCCGACGGCCGAGCTTCGGCTTCCCGCCGAAGGACAGGTCGGTCCCACCGTGGTTCTGGTCGCACAGCGCGACAACTGA
- a CDS encoding alpha/beta hydrolase: protein MRKTLTLAFVTAVAVTAVPGVSTAASPDTVQWGPCPEEVTSPLLECSTLEVPLDYRDPDGEKIEIAISRLASENPAQRRGVLLTNPGGPGGSGLDYPAVLAGSGLPENVLDSYDVIGFDPRGVGDSAPVTCDLTEEQQARGNFPPYAYTAADVAAEAGNARTIAEQCFSSDTASMLPHITTANTARDMDRIRTALGEPEISYLGASYGSYLGAVYATMFPERGDRIVLDSNMGPGGYDVTAMRSFARGMADRFPDFAAFAAGSEYGLGDTPREVTAKFYELVEKLDATPVEGIDGTAFRGVTFEWLYSDALMPLLAEAWQALDTGKPLPQGPPPLPNMENLMAARFAVICGDNRWPETVGEYQRNVAIDRLLYPMLGGSTAGIGPCAFWPDTRVEPPVRIGDDGPSNVLMVQNERDPGTPLAGARKLRQAFGQRATMVTADQGGHGVYPFGPNTCANDAVTTFLTTGQRPEHDRACAAESAG, encoded by the coding sequence ATGCGCAAGACCCTGACCCTCGCTTTCGTCACCGCTGTGGCGGTGACCGCCGTCCCCGGAGTGTCGACGGCGGCGTCGCCGGACACCGTCCAATGGGGCCCGTGCCCAGAGGAGGTCACCTCGCCGCTGCTGGAGTGTTCGACGCTGGAGGTCCCGCTGGACTACCGGGATCCGGACGGCGAGAAGATCGAGATCGCGATCTCCCGGCTGGCGAGTGAGAACCCGGCGCAGCGCCGTGGCGTGTTGCTGACCAATCCGGGTGGTCCAGGCGGTTCCGGACTCGACTACCCCGCTGTCCTCGCCGGTTCGGGGCTGCCGGAGAACGTGCTCGATTCCTACGACGTGATCGGCTTCGATCCTCGCGGCGTCGGTGACAGCGCACCGGTGACCTGCGATCTGACGGAGGAGCAGCAGGCGCGCGGCAACTTCCCGCCCTACGCCTACACGGCGGCCGATGTCGCGGCCGAAGCCGGCAACGCGCGGACCATCGCCGAGCAGTGCTTCTCCTCGGACACTGCCTCGATGCTGCCGCACATCACCACCGCGAACACCGCGCGCGACATGGACCGGATCAGGACCGCGCTCGGCGAGCCGGAGATCTCCTACCTCGGCGCCTCCTACGGCAGCTACCTCGGCGCGGTATACGCGACGATGTTTCCCGAGCGCGGCGACCGGATCGTGCTCGACAGCAACATGGGTCCAGGCGGCTACGACGTCACGGCCATGCGATCGTTCGCCCGTGGCATGGCCGACCGGTTCCCCGACTTCGCCGCCTTCGCCGCCGGCTCCGAGTACGGCCTCGGCGACACGCCACGCGAGGTGACGGCGAAGTTCTACGAGCTGGTCGAGAAACTGGATGCGACACCGGTGGAGGGTATCGACGGCACGGCGTTCAGGGGCGTGACGTTCGAATGGCTCTACAGCGACGCGCTCATGCCGCTGCTCGCCGAGGCATGGCAGGCACTCGACACGGGCAAGCCGTTGCCGCAGGGCCCGCCGCCGCTCCCGAACATGGAGAACCTCATGGCCGCCCGGTTCGCGGTGATCTGTGGTGACAACCGCTGGCCGGAGACGGTCGGGGAATACCAGCGCAACGTCGCGATCGACCGGCTGCTGTATCCCATGCTCGGCGGGTCGACGGCGGGTATCGGACCGTGCGCGTTCTGGCCGGACACCCGCGTCGAGCCGCCGGTGCGCATCGGTGACGACGGCCCTTCGAACGTGCTCATGGTGCAGAACGAGCGCGACCCAGGAACCCCGTTGGCCGGGGCGCGGAAGTTGCGGCAGGCATTCGGGCAGCGTGCCACGATGGTGACCGCCGACCAGGGCGGGCACGGTGTCTATCCCTTCGGCCCCAACACCTGCGCGAACGACGCGGTGACGACGTTTTTGACCACGGGACAACGGCCCGAGCACGACCGCGCCTGTGCGGCGGAGTCGGCCGGGTAG
- a CDS encoding sensor histidine kinase codes for MSTDVAPRLGAWQQVWRLLVAAAFGIFFWLSTGAVLPRGCATDTCSWFVTGDPLLALGCLTALLWQRRFPVAVALVAAIASAASTLATGAALLALCSLSTRRRPVEIGAVALVYVAASQMAGGLYPIEEIPSVPKWLEIALAALSAGIAAAIGLAIGARRVEVRSLRERAESAEREQAARAAQARAMERNRIAREMHDVLAHRISLVAMQAGVLDHRTDLPAEEHRVLVRGIADGSHEALEELREVLGVLRAGPDRPEPPQPSLDGIPDLVADAAASGLDVTFTDTVRGTPPDVIGRTCYRIVQEGLTNVAKHASGAHVDVTIEGTTGDELRVSVRNSSGSTTITRKPTSGFGLLGLSERIVLAGGELDHHPTPGNGYLLTARLPWPDHDQRKELTGG; via the coding sequence ATGAGCACGGACGTCGCGCCGCGACTCGGAGCATGGCAGCAGGTGTGGCGGCTGCTGGTGGCCGCGGCATTCGGCATTTTCTTCTGGCTCTCCACCGGCGCGGTGCTGCCGAGGGGCTGCGCGACCGACACGTGTTCCTGGTTCGTCACCGGCGATCCGCTCCTCGCACTGGGCTGTCTGACGGCGCTGCTGTGGCAGCGGCGGTTTCCGGTCGCGGTGGCGCTGGTGGCCGCGATCGCTTCCGCAGCTTCGACGCTCGCCACCGGCGCCGCGCTGCTGGCGTTGTGCTCGCTTTCGACCCGTCGGCGACCGGTGGAGATCGGAGCCGTCGCGCTGGTTTACGTGGCCGCGTCACAGATGGCGGGCGGGCTCTACCCCATCGAGGAGATCCCGTCCGTTCCGAAATGGCTGGAAATCGCACTCGCCGCGCTGAGCGCCGGAATCGCGGCCGCCATCGGCCTTGCCATCGGCGCCCGGCGGGTCGAGGTGCGATCCTTGCGGGAGCGCGCCGAAAGCGCGGAACGGGAACAGGCCGCACGAGCCGCGCAGGCACGGGCCATGGAACGCAACCGCATCGCCCGCGAGATGCACGACGTACTGGCGCACCGCATCTCCCTCGTCGCCATGCAGGCAGGAGTACTGGACCACCGCACCGATCTCCCCGCGGAGGAACACCGCGTCCTGGTCAGGGGCATCGCCGACGGCTCGCACGAAGCGCTGGAGGAACTTCGAGAAGTCCTCGGCGTGCTCAGGGCAGGCCCCGACCGGCCCGAACCACCACAACCCTCCCTCGACGGCATTCCGGATCTGGTTGCCGACGCCGCCGCGTCCGGGTTGGACGTCACCTTCACCGACACCGTGCGGGGAACACCGCCCGATGTCATCGGCCGAACCTGCTATCGGATCGTCCAAGAAGGACTGACCAACGTCGCGAAACACGCGAGCGGCGCACACGTGGACGTCACCATCGAGGGAACGACCGGCGACGAGCTACGGGTCAGTGTCCGCAACTCCAGCGGGAGCACGACGATCACCAGGAAACCCACGTCCGGGTTCGGCCTGCTCGGCCTTTCCGAACGGATCGTCCTCGCGGGCGGAGAACTCGACCACCATCCGACGCCCGGCAACGGATATCTCCTCACCGCGCGTCTACCCTGGCCGGATCACGACCAACGAAAAGAGCTGACGGGTGGATAG
- a CDS encoding response regulator transcription factor, with the protein MDSEQQPVRIVIVDDDQLVRMALRLVIEGEPDLAVVAEAADGDAAITVVAEQHPDVVLMDVRMPGRDGLSATRELLARPSPPNVLMLTTFDSDDLVLGALHAGALGFVLKDTPPARIIDAVRTVAEGNPVLSPVATARVIAAATGPRSAHVRRPSREAALNRLSTLTERELETARAIADGLGNPEIAERLRISVATVKAHTGNLFAKLDVENRVQIALLVRDAED; encoded by the coding sequence GTGGATAGCGAACAGCAGCCGGTGCGGATCGTCATCGTCGACGACGACCAGTTGGTGCGCATGGCATTGCGGCTCGTCATCGAGGGCGAACCGGACCTCGCCGTGGTCGCCGAGGCAGCCGACGGCGACGCCGCGATCACCGTTGTCGCCGAACAGCACCCCGACGTCGTGCTGATGGACGTGCGGATGCCGGGCCGCGACGGGCTCAGCGCGACAAGAGAACTACTCGCGAGGCCATCACCGCCGAACGTGCTGATGCTGACCACGTTCGACTCCGATGATCTGGTACTCGGCGCACTGCACGCAGGCGCACTCGGGTTCGTGCTCAAGGACACCCCGCCCGCGCGCATCATCGACGCCGTGCGGACGGTCGCGGAAGGAAACCCGGTGCTGTCCCCCGTGGCCACCGCGCGGGTAATCGCCGCGGCGACGGGGCCGAGGTCCGCTCACGTTCGCCGCCCCTCCCGCGAAGCCGCGCTGAACCGCCTGTCCACATTGACCGAACGCGAACTCGAAACCGCGCGAGCCATCGCTGACGGGCTCGGCAACCCGGAGATCGCCGAACGGCTGCGCATCAGCGTCGCGACGGTCAAGGCACACACCGGCAACCTGTTCGCCAAGCTCGACGTCGAAAACCGGGTACAGATCGCGCTACTCGT